The proteins below come from a single Zea mays cultivar B73 chromosome 8, Zm-B73-REFERENCE-NAM-5.0, whole genome shotgun sequence genomic window:
- the LOC100275564 gene encoding putative DUF594 domain containing family protein, whose protein sequence is MASSLVNLLLMEVAAIVSIVLLAILVVLSSYGRRSGHPALRLFVWSASTLFLPLVSYAVSAAAKWDAARVPLLLAWTVFLQILRNTIDTSRSSSSTINSSGSNGSKFRPSVEQLARMGWVAFLIISSGGTAGSPLLTGVLLWLWVLSLLKLIHRLVAAELAKNSFAVGLNSYLVADYMKQLHGHGHSQAAGQRGLEVPAYFVMGEEKLPIKPGPQGYYIDSTEAPPSLSMDDAGHVVTVDRIWSLSSSGDPLLASCPQIKDLCLSFALFKLQLRRFIGCPLAEAGCHRAMAFVQDGLLAGSGSAERVFQVVEAELSFLADFLYSKLTVFYASGWWFPALNSILVLATWISCLAAGGAIVHDMTNPGTALAVDYHMLRDYLQHHDTVFHVIVGLDILVSVSFIVSIVFMEGWEIANYVCSDWIKVSTICEYTRRPSWQKSLWARRKLSRLFWLRPMRQWDDRFCQVSILQLRFCYYGCISQQVDRIVKKTVAVPATVKSAIVKTLRANQGRLGNGELSLQGNGVGNLSWACRIKASDDNAMDSLSEQILVWHLATRLVELKCSQGAHGDSGNDTYGESDLEVVATQLSRYCAYLVALKSSLLPDHRAWTEELYKGVVEEVTRVLARCAGPVAGYERASMCLSGSMNATLRKASKLGRQLVEEVSDEELLWKVLAEFWAEFVLYLAPSDNVASHSKSLYHGGEFITVLWALLGHAGIVGRPETESTENSA, encoded by the coding sequence ATGGCTTCCAGCCTCGTGAATCTGCTCCTCATGGAGGTGGCGGCCATCGTCAGCATTGTTCTGCTCGCAATCCTCGTTGTGCTCAGCTCTTACGGCCGCCGTTCTGGCCATCCGGCACTCCGCCTCTTCGTTTGGTCCGCATCCACTCTGTTCCTCCCGCTCGTGTCCTACGCCGTCTCCGCGGCGGCCAAATGGGACGCAGCGCGCGTCCCTTTGCTACTCGCCTGGACAGTCTTCCTCCAGATCCTGCGCAACACCATCGACACCTCCCGCTCCTCGAGTTCGACCATCAACAGCAGCGGCTCCAACGGAAGCAAGTTCCGGCCGTCCGTTGAGCAGCTGGCGAGGATGGGTTGGGTGGCGTTCCTCATCATCAGCAGTGGCGGTACCGCCGGGAGCCCGCTGCTGACCGGCGTCCTGCTCTGGCTGTGGGTGCTCAGCCTCCTCAAGCTCATCCACAGGCTCGTCGCTGCCGAGCTCGCCAAGAACTCGTTCGCTGTCGGCCTCAACTCGTACCTAGTCGCCGACTACATGAAGCAACTCCATGGGCATGGGCATAGTCAAGCAGCTGGCCAGCGTGGACTAGAAGTGCCTGCTTACTTTGTGATGGGTGAGGAGAAACTGCCTATCAAGCCTGGGCCGCAGGGGTACTACATTGACAGCACTGAAGCTCCGCCTTCATTGTCCATGGACGACGCGGGGCATGTCGTCACCGTGGACAGGATATGGTCGCTTTCCTCATCCGGCGACCCTCTCCTCGCATCCTGCCCGCAGATCAAGGACCTCTGCCTCTCTTTTGCTCTATTCAAGCTCCAGCTCCGGCGGTTCATTGGGTGCCCACTCGCCGAAGCCGGCTGTCACCGTGCTATGGCATTTGTGCAGGACGGTCTCCTTGCTGGTAGTGGTAGCGCAGAGAGGGTGTTCCAGGTGGTCGAGGCCGAGCTGTCCTTCCTCGCCGACTTCCTGTACTCGAAGCTCACCGTCTTCTATGCCAGCGGGTGGTGGTTCCCAGCACTCAACTCAATCCTCGTACTGGCCACGTGGATCAGCTGTCTAGCAGCCGGCGGCGCCATCGTGCACGACATGACGAACCCAGGCACGGCACTCGCCGTGGACTACCACATGCTCCGGGATTACCTGCAACACCACGACACGGTGTTCCACGTCATTGTTGGCCTTGACATACTTGTCTCCGTCTCATTCATCGTCTCCATTGTGTTCATGGAAGGATGGGAGATCGCCAACTACGTCTGTTCCGACTGGATCAAGGTGTCCACCATCTGCGAGTACACCCGACGTCCATCGTGGCAGAAGTCGCTGTGGGCGCGTCGTAAGCTCAGCCGCCTATTTTGGCTCCGACCCATGCGACAATGGGATGACCGATTCTGCCAGGTGTCAATATTGCAGCTTCGGTTCTGCTACTATGGCTGCATCTCACAGCAAGTCGACCGAATCGTGAAGAAGACCGTCGCAGTGCCCGCAACGGTGAAATCTGCCATTGTGAAGACGCTCAGAGCAAACCAGGGTAGGCTCGGGAACGGCGAGCTATCCTTGCAAGGCAACGGAGTCGGTAACCTCTCCTGGGCTTGTCGTATTAAAGCCAGCGACGACAATGCCATGGACAGCTTATCCGAGCAGATCCTCGTGTGGCATCTCGCCACGAGGCTCGTCGAGCTCAAGTGCTCTCAAGGAGCTCATGGTGACAGTGGCAATGACACATATGGGGAGAGCGATCTAGAGGTGGTTGCGACACAGTTGTCCCGTTACTGCGCCTACCTAGTGGCGCTGAAGTCGTCCCTCCTGCCGGACCACCGCGCATGGACAGAGGAGCTCTACAAGGGCGTGGTGGAGGAGGTGACAAGGGTGCTGGCACGATGCGCGGGACCAGTTGCGGGGTACGAGCGCGCTTCGATGTGCCTCAGCGGGAGCATGAACGCCACGTTGAGAAAGGCATCCAAACTCGGGCGGCAGCTAGTAGAGGAGGTCAGTGACGAGGAGTTGTTGTGGAAGGTGCTCGCCGAGTTCTGGGCAGAATTTGTCCTGTACCTCGCGCCGTCAGACAACGTGGCCTCGCACTCAAAGTCTCTCTACCACGGTGGCGAGTTCATAACCGTGTTGTGGGCGTTGCTTGGTCACGCTGGCATTGTCGGGCGCCCGGAGACGGAGAGCACTGAGAACTCAGCCTAG